The following DNA comes from Thermoanaerobaculia bacterium.
GCGGCGATGACGGCGGTCCTGCGCGCCGCGCCCGCGCTCCTCGTCCGCCTGGCATACGGCGCCGGATACGCGGCGGCGGCGCCCTGGCTCTCGGGGCTCGCCCCGTTCCTGCTGTTCCTGTCTCCCGCGATCTTCGCGGCGACGGTGCTCGCCGCCCGCGGGCGGGCGGCGGCGCTCTGCGCCGTTCTGCTCGTTCCGCTCGCCGGCAACGCGGTCACGACGGCCGCGCTCTTTCGCCGCCTTCCCGGAGCGGTCGTGCCCGTCACGATCGCATGGGAGGCGATCGCGAGCGGAGCTGCTGTCATCATTTCATACCTGAGCGCCCCTCGCGCAACCCAAAAATAACCTATTTAGAACAAGCTATTTATACGGCTTGACAGCGCCGTCCTGACGACCGATAATTGGCACTCGTGATCGGGGAGTGCTAACAGCTCGACCAGCCTCGGAAACAGCCGGATTCGCCGGATAAGCAAACGAAAGGAGAAGCGGATATGAAGATTCGACCTCTGTACGACAGGATCCTCGTCAAGCGGATCGAGGAGAAGGAAGTCAAGCGCGGCGGGATCATCATCCCGGACAGCGCGAAAGAAAAGCCGATGGAGGCGGAAGTCGTCTCGGTCGGAAAGGGAAAGATCAACGAAGAGGGGAAGATCACGCCCCTCGACGTCAAGAAGGGCGACCGAATCCTGATCGGCAAGTACGCGGGGCAGGAGATCAAGATCGAGGACGTCGAACATCTGATCATGCGGGAAGACGAAGTTCTCGCGGTCATCGAGAAGTAAAGGAGAAGACACAATGGCTGCAAAGATGATTCTGTACGGTGAGGACGCCCGCCAGCGTGTCCTCCGGGGCGTGAACAAGCTCGCCGACGCCGTGAAGGTGACGCTGGGGCCGAAGGGCCGCAACGTCGTTCTCGAGAAGAAGTTCGGCTCGCCGACGATCACCAAGGACGGCGTCACGGTCGCCAAGGAGATCGAGCTCGAGGACTCGCTCGAGAACATGGGCGCGCAGAT
Coding sequences within:
- a CDS encoding co-chaperone GroES — encoded protein: MKIRPLYDRILVKRIEEKEVKRGGIIIPDSAKEKPMEAEVVSVGKGKINEEGKITPLDVKKGDRILIGKYAGQEIKIEDVEHLIMREDEVLAVIEK